In Scophthalmus maximus strain ysfricsl-2021 chromosome 5, ASM2237912v1, whole genome shotgun sequence, a single window of DNA contains:
- the penka gene encoding proenkephalin a — protein MAAPVHSSCMWMLVVGACVSLVAGTDCRKECALCVYRLLGQQAAFSSLTCSIECNGGLDSQKLRLCRDFLLEEENHIPVDAGQQQEQEAAGTMMADTEDATSPEHQMAKKYGGFMKRYGGFMSRRSSSPEGALEDPGNQDGEENARLAILKLLNDAVEHGGDGDGQEGEAMKRYGGFMRRAEGGVAQSDLLEAVLGRGLKKRYGGFMRRVGKPEWLVDSSKSGGVSKRAWENGIELQKRYGGFMD, from the exons ATGGCTGCCCCCGTACACAGCAGCTGCATGTGGATGTTGGTTGTGGGCGCGTGTGTGTCACTGGTGGCTGGAACCGACTGCAGGAAGGAGTGTGCCCTGTGCGTGTACCGTCTGCTGGGACAACAGGCGGCCTTCTCCTCCCTG ACATGTTCAATTGAGTGCAACGGTGGGTTGGACAGCCAGAAGCTCCGCCTGTGCCGGGACTTCCTATTGGAGGAGGAAAACCACATTCCTGTGGATGCCGGCcaacagcaggagcaggaagcagcaggCACCATGATGGCTGACACTGAAGATGCAACATCACCAGAGCACCAGATGGCCAAGAAGTACGGCGGCTTCATGAAGCGCTACGGTGGCTTCATGTcccgccgctcctcctcgccAGAGGGGGCACTAGAGGATCCTGGAAACCAGGATGGGGAAGAAAATGCTCGCCTGGCGATCCTGAAGCTCCTTAATGATGCGGTAGAGCACGGTGGTGACGGGGATGGTCAGGAAGGCGAGGCCATGAAGAGGTACGGAGGCTTCATGCGTCGTGCAGAAGGAGGGGTGGCGCAAAGCGACCTGCTGGAGGCGGTGTTAGGCCGCGGGCTCAAGAAGCGCTATGGAGGATTCATGAGGCGCGTCGGCAAGCCGGAGTGGCTGGTGGACAGCAGCAAGAGTGGGGGGGTGTCGAAACGGGCTTGGGAGAATGGCATTGAGCTCCAGAAGCGGTATGGGGGGTTCATGGACTAG